From Anopheles coluzzii chromosome 3, AcolN3, whole genome shotgun sequence, the proteins below share one genomic window:
- the LOC120960047 gene encoding uncharacterized protein LOC120960047 — MLLKSALLPVLLLLGALQRIEAEPRPDFAIKATISGTGNVVKNSGKVSASFDLVDNLNLTLTSGYNLLNDMKAAVLYIGSNVTAAGMTFTTALNTLAADRSNNVNGTFAPVYQAITAMRTLLQTGFTDQFAALSKQGPFITKQFNDAFRSILDRLTLFTGALDRMKTGVTSARDAAGNPPNGISSDNLARYVPLKLSIDLQDALSRLNADIPLVTYIVEETQRRLSTADTFVDQMRTEGHTMVNDAKSSKDVLLSDVDTISTNVMDAVDNRVVPVYNEQVAALATVQTALQAITTYGDDLQPALDSLAAVLDANGTSALTADIDARFTAYQTGVNASVANSSSVEQFMVGETCVGLRSVVEALVASSPYSKFCYSKFSPQIFNQFALSYYTVSECYDFEVFRLYQLQDLMSLVVTMIIYDVEDLGAAITICAPLTDGAPCLTMIGPYYETLATTIGQKQAYILSFIQEETKFSLQRLSSCVVAAKYTTIISVAATVSNLNSCILTGPVAV, encoded by the exons ATGCTGCTAAAATCGGCACTACtaccggtgctgctgctcctcggtGCGCTGCAG CGCATCGAAGCAGAGCCACGGCCCGATTTCGCCATCAAGGCCACCATCTCAGGCACGGGGAACGTGGTGAAGAACTCCGGCAAAGTGAGCGCATCGTTCGATCTGGTCGATAACCTGAACCTAACGCTCACGAGCGGCTACAACCTGCTGAACGATATGAAGGCGGCCGTTCTGTACATCGGCAGCAATGTAACGGCAGCCGGTATGACATTTACCACCGCCCTCAACACGCTAGCCGCGGACCGATCGAACAACGTGAACGGTACGTTCGCTCCCGTATACCAGGCCATCACCGCAATGCGCACACTGCTGCAGACCGGGTTTACCGATCAGTTCGCCGCCCTGTCGAAGCAGGGCCCGTTCATCACGAAGCAGTTCAACGACGCGTTCCGCTCCATTCTCGATCGGTTGACCCTGTTCACCGGTGCGCTCGATCGGATGAAGACGGGCGTTACGTCGGCACGGGACGCAGCCGGCAACCCGCCGAACGGCATCTCCTCCGACAATCTGGCCCGGTACGTGCCGCTAAAGCTGTCGATCGATCTGCAGGACGCACTGTCGCGCCTGAACGCCGACATACCGCTCGTCACGTACATCGTGGAGGAAACGCAGCGGCGCCTTAGCACGGCCGATACGTTCGTCGATCAGATGCGCACCGAGGGCCATACGATGGTGAATGACGCAAAGAGCTCGAAGGACGTGCTGCTGAGCGACGTCGACACGATCAGCACGAACGTGATGGACGCGGTGGACAATCGCGTGGTGCCGGTGTACAACGAGCAGGTGGCCGCGCTGGCTACGGTGCAGACCGCGCTGCAGGCAATCACCACGTACGGGGACGATCTGCAGCCAGCACTCGACAGTCTGGCGGCAGTGCTGGACGCGAACGGTACCAGTGCGCTAACGGCCGACATCGATGCAAGGTTCACTGCGTACCAAACCGGCGTCAACGCGTCGGTCGCCAACTCATCGTCCGTGGAGCAGTTCATGGTCGGCGAAACCTGCGTCGGTCTGCGCAGCGTGGTCGAAGCGCTTGTGGCCAGTTCGCCGTACTCCAAGTTTTGCTACAGCAAATTCTCGCCCCAAATCTTCAACCAGTTTGCGCTGTCGTACTATACTGTTTCCGAATGCTACGACTTTGAGGTGTTCCGGCTGTACCAGCTGCAGGATCTGATGTCGCTCGTCGTCACCATGATCATCTACGACGTGGAGGATCTCGGGGCAGCGATCACTATTTGCGCACCGCTAACGGATGGTGCACCGTGCCTAACGATG ATTGGCCCATACTATGAAACGCTGGCAACCACCATAGGCCAAAAGCAAGCCTACATACTGAGCTTCATCCAGGAGGAAACCAAGTTCAGCTTGCAGCGACTGAGTTCGTGCGTCGTTGCAGCAAAGTACACAACGATCATTTCAGTTGCCGCCACCGTCTCGAATCTGAACAGCTGCATCCTCACCGGACCGGTGGCTGTTTAG